From a single Fusobacterium pseudoperiodonticum genomic region:
- a CDS encoding DNA polymerase III subunit delta, protein MFYFLYGNSPMIEFETEKKTEEILEKYPNISAKYYDCALKEDDEFLSALQINSIFKTVDFLVLKRAETLKSSGIQKLFKTLKNYDLNEKNIIIIYNVPIQYGKIVTEYEITKTSIKAIEEIATFLDCTLIKENNIILNYVKDNLNITEKDAKDLIELLGSDYYHIKNETNKIAAFLDGQPYSFEKIKNLISIDKEYNMKDLVENFFKTKNFTDILNFLETNKDSYLGIVYMLADELIVFLKLTSLINSGKISKHMNYNVFKELYNDFSDLFIGRNFKAQHPYTIFLKLNSLTYFSEEFLENKLKELLYIEYGLKTGEREINIELDLFLKKFFISL, encoded by the coding sequence ATGTTTTACTTTTTATATGGAAATTCTCCAATGATAGAGTTTGAAACAGAAAAGAAAACAGAAGAGATTTTAGAAAAATATCCTAATATTTCAGCTAAGTATTATGACTGTGCTTTGAAAGAAGATGATGAATTTTTATCTGCTTTACAAATAAATTCAATTTTTAAAACAGTTGATTTTTTAGTGTTAAAAAGAGCAGAAACTTTAAAAAGTTCAGGTATTCAAAAACTTTTTAAAACTTTAAAAAACTATGATTTAAATGAAAAAAACATTATAATTATTTATAATGTTCCTATACAATATGGGAAAATTGTTACTGAATATGAAATAACTAAGACAAGTATAAAAGCAATTGAAGAGATTGCTACTTTTTTAGACTGTACTCTTATAAAAGAAAACAACATAATTTTAAACTATGTTAAAGATAACTTAAATATTACTGAAAAAGATGCTAAAGATTTAATAGAGCTTTTAGGAAGTGACTATTATCATATAAAAAATGAGACAAATAAAATAGCTGCTTTTTTAGATGGGCAGCCATATTCTTTTGAAAAAATTAAAAACTTAATAAGTATTGATAAAGAATATAATATGAAAGACTTAGTTGAAAACTTTTTTAAGACTAAAAATTTTACAGATATTTTAAATTTCTTAGAAACAAATAAAGATTCTTATTTGGGAATTGTATATATGTTAGCTGATGAATTAATAGTCTTTTTAAAATTAACTTCCCTTATAAACAGTGGAAAAATTTCAAAACATATGAATTATAATGTTTTTAAAGAGCTATATAATGATTTCTCTGATTTATTCATTGGAAGAAATTTTAAAGCCCAACATCCGTATACAATTTTTCTTAAATTAAATAGTTTAACTTACTTTTCAGAAGAATTTTTAGAAAACAAATTAAAAGAATTATTATATATTGAATATGGACTAAAAACTGGTGAAAGAGAAATCAACATAGAACTGGATCTATTTTTAAAAAAATTTTTCATAAGTCTTTAA
- a CDS encoding ABC transporter substrate-binding protein: MKKKFIYLCLLVTIVLLGCFGKEKENEEVVKTNEEKVITIAEKAEIKTLDPQNTVDSASLSVIQMINQRLFKIDNNGNIIPEIAEEATKVDEKTTLIKIKKDLFFSNGEPVTVDDVLFSLNRAKESPRMTQDFYMIESFEKVDDSTIKVKTFYEAGNLLHKLASMGASIMSKKALEENETNIVGSGMFKLKEWVAGDRLVLERNTYFKDANSNIKEIVIKFIPEANSRMIMLETGEVDIAESLLPLDFQKISKEGDKFVSVEMQSSSNMFIGFDLRDKHLADKRVRQAIAYAINNEDIVDSIYNGSATVATSPIPKITTGHNENSNPYTQNIEKAKELLAEAGYADGFNIVLNVNEDNQRVDTAVVIQDNLKAIGINVEIKTYQWASYVAFVENPAQEKGMFLMAWNIANDDPDELLYPLYHSSQIDAHTNVVFYKNEEFDNLISKARETTDKEKRIELYKKAQDIIQEELPHYAILYPMQNFAYKKSIKGIEVSKRGYFNFQNTIVE, from the coding sequence ATGAAAAAGAAGTTTATTTATTTATGTTTACTTGTAACTATAGTATTGTTAGGATGTTTTGGAAAAGAGAAAGAAAATGAAGAAGTTGTCAAAACTAACGAAGAAAAAGTAATCACAATAGCAGAAAAAGCTGAGATTAAAACATTGGATCCACAAAATACAGTTGATTCTGCTTCATTATCAGTAATACAAATGATTAATCAAAGATTATTTAAAATAGATAACAATGGAAATATAATTCCAGAAATAGCAGAAGAAGCTACAAAAGTTGATGAAAAAACTACTCTTATAAAAATAAAAAAAGATTTATTTTTTAGTAATGGAGAACCTGTAACAGTGGATGATGTATTATTCTCATTGAATAGAGCTAAAGAATCTCCAAGAATGACTCAGGATTTCTATATGATAGAAAGTTTTGAAAAAGTAGATGATTCTACAATAAAAGTTAAAACTTTTTATGAAGCAGGAAATTTACTTCATAAATTAGCTTCTATGGGAGCTTCAATTATGAGTAAGAAAGCCTTAGAAGAAAATGAAACAAATATAGTTGGATCTGGAATGTTTAAATTAAAAGAATGGGTAGCAGGAGATAGATTAGTTCTAGAAAGAAATACATACTTTAAAGATGCTAACTCAAATATTAAAGAAATAGTTATAAAGTTTATTCCAGAAGCAAATAGCAGAATGATAATGCTAGAAACAGGTGAAGTTGATATTGCTGAAAGCTTACTACCTTTAGATTTTCAAAAAATATCAAAAGAAGGTGATAAGTTTGTATCTGTTGAAATGCAATCTTCAAGCAATATGTTTATAGGATTTGATTTAAGAGATAAACATTTAGCTGATAAAAGAGTAAGACAAGCTATTGCTTATGCAATAAATAATGAAGATATAGTTGATAGCATATACAATGGAAGTGCAACTGTTGCAACATCACCTATACCTAAAATTACAACAGGGCATAATGAAAATTCTAATCCTTATACACAAAATATAGAAAAAGCTAAAGAACTTTTAGCAGAAGCTGGATATGCTGATGGCTTTAATATAGTTTTAAATGTAAATGAGGATAATCAAAGAGTTGATACTGCAGTAGTAATCCAAGATAATTTAAAAGCTATTGGGATAAATGTAGAAATAAAAACATATCAATGGGCTTCATATGTAGCCTTTGTAGAAAATCCTGCTCAAGAAAAAGGAATGTTCTTAATGGCATGGAATATAGCTAATGATGATCCTGATGAACTTCTATATCCACTTTATCATAGCTCTCAAATAGATGCTCATACTAATGTTGTTTTCTATAAGAATGAAGAGTTTGACAACTTAATATCAAAAGCAAGAGAAACTACTGATAAAGAAAAAAGAATAGAATTATATAAAAAGGCTCAAGATATTATTCAAGAAGAATTACCACATTATGCAATACTATATCCTATGCAAAATTTTGCATATAAGAAAAGTATAAAAGGTATTGAAGTTAGTAAAAGAGGATACTTTAATTTTCAAAACACAATAGTAGAATAA
- a CDS encoding mechanosensitive ion channel family protein, with protein sequence MNKTFFEKMLEKLLVDLENYLPLLAGKLVAFLLVCFIWPKITKFLLKLLDKSRTLKNNDPLLLSFLKSLVKAIMYVIQAFVLIGIIGIKATSLVTILGTAGVAVGLALQGSLANLASGILILFFKQVSKGDFVSSLDKTIEGTVESIHILYTVIKQANGPLIFVPNNQIANASIINYSRNPYRRLDLVYSSSYDVPVDKVISVLHEVANDEKRIIKDNPDMPISISLNKHNASSLDYIFRAWVKKEDYLDAMFACNANVKKYFDQNNIEIPYNKLDLYMKK encoded by the coding sequence ATGAATAAAACTTTTTTTGAAAAAATGTTAGAAAAACTATTGGTAGATTTAGAAAATTATCTACCTTTATTGGCTGGAAAGCTTGTAGCTTTCTTACTTGTATGTTTTATATGGCCTAAAATAACAAAATTTTTGCTGAAACTTTTAGATAAATCTAGAACATTAAAAAATAATGACCCATTACTTTTATCATTTTTAAAATCTTTAGTAAAAGCAATTATGTATGTTATTCAAGCTTTTGTATTAATAGGAATTATAGGAATAAAAGCTACATCTCTTGTAACAATTTTAGGTACTGCTGGAGTTGCTGTAGGTTTAGCTTTACAAGGTAGTTTAGCTAACCTTGCCAGTGGTATCTTAATTCTATTCTTTAAGCAAGTTTCTAAAGGGGATTTTGTTTCAAGTTTAGATAAAACTATAGAAGGAACTGTAGAAAGTATACATATTCTATATACAGTTATAAAGCAAGCTAATGGACCTTTGATTTTTGTTCCTAATAATCAAATAGCTAATGCTTCTATTATTAACTACTCTAGAAATCCATATAGAAGACTTGATTTAGTTTATTCATCTTCTTATGATGTTCCTGTTGATAAAGTAATATCAGTTTTACATGAAGTTGCTAATGATGAAAAAAGAATTATTAAAGATAATCCTGATATGCCTATTTCTATAAGTTTAAATAAACATAATGCTAGCTCACTTGACTATATTTTCAGAGCTTGGGTAAAAAAAGAAGACTATCTTGATGCTATGTTTGCATGTAATGCTAATGTTAAGAAGTATTTTGACCAAAACAATATTGAAATTCCATATAATAAATTAGATTTATATATGAAAAAGTAA
- a CDS encoding extracellular solute-binding protein, which translates to MKKLFLLFLATIMLVSCGDSKDENTLYVYSWADYIPQFVYEDFEAETGIKVVEDIYSSNEEMYTKIKAGGEGYDIIMPSSDYYEIMMKEDMLAKLDKSQLENTKYIDDAYMAKLREFDPENDYGVPYMRGITCIAVNTKFVKDYPRDYTIYDREDLAGRMTLLDDMREVFVPALALNGYKQDADSEEAMEKAKAKVLAWKKNIAKFDAESYGKGFANGDFWVVQGYPDNIYRELSEEDRKNVDFIIPPGDQGYSSIDSFVILKDSKNIENAMKFINYIHRPDVYAKISDFIEIPSINLEADKLVTKKPLYDVSKTKDAQLLIDIGDKLNIQNKYWQEILIAN; encoded by the coding sequence ATGAAAAAATTATTTTTATTGTTTTTGGCAACTATAATGTTAGTTTCATGTGGGGATAGTAAAGATGAGAATACTTTATATGTGTATAGCTGGGCTGATTATATTCCACAATTTGTTTATGAAGATTTTGAAGCAGAAACTGGAATCAAAGTTGTTGAGGATATTTATTCATCAAATGAAGAAATGTATACAAAGATAAAAGCTGGTGGAGAAGGATATGATATCATTATGCCATCTAGTGATTATTACGAAATAATGATGAAAGAAGATATGCTAGCAAAATTAGATAAATCACAACTTGAAAATACTAAGTATATTGATGATGCTTATATGGCAAAATTAAGAGAGTTTGACCCTGAAAATGACTATGGAGTTCCTTATATGAGAGGGATTACTTGTATAGCTGTAAATACAAAATTTGTTAAAGATTATCCAAGAGATTACACTATTTATGATAGAGAAGATTTAGCAGGAAGAATGACATTATTAGATGATATGAGAGAAGTTTTTGTTCCTGCCTTAGCTTTAAATGGTTATAAACAAGATGCTGATTCTGAGGAAGCTATGGAAAAAGCAAAAGCTAAAGTTTTAGCTTGGAAAAAGAATATTGCAAAATTTGATGCTGAATCTTATGGAAAAGGATTTGCTAATGGAGATTTCTGGGTAGTACAAGGATATCCTGATAATATCTATAGAGAACTTTCTGAAGAAGATAGAAAGAATGTTGACTTTATTATTCCACCTGGTGACCAAGGATATTCATCAATAGATTCATTTGTAATTTTAAAAGATTCTAAGAATATTGAAAATGCTATGAAATTTATAAACTATATACATAGACCTGATGTTTATGCAAAAATCTCTGATTTTATAGAAATTCCAAGCATAAATTTAGAAGCAGATAAACTTGTTACTAAAAAACCTTTATATGATGTTAGTAAAACAAAAGATGCTCAACTTTTAATAGATATTGGGGATAAATTAAATATACAAAATAAATACTGGCAAGAAATTTTAATAGCAAATTAA
- the dnaN gene encoding DNA polymerase III subunit beta: MKFSINKENVIGIISEYTNILKDNPVKPSLAGLFIEVKNNQVVFKGANTEVELIRYANCNIEVEGQVFIKPSLLLEYIKLVESEDINFEKKDGYLIVNNAEFSILDDTTYPDIKELSFTTIAKENSLQFAMLLEKVKFLTNSSSNVDTLFNSIKLIFQDNFIELASTDSYRLIYLKKSLENMVNKDILVPADSMSVIYKILKDLNEDVTLATSEDKLIVTWKDAYFSCKLLSLSFPDFRPLITNSNHDKKFEFNRDELNSSLKKVISVTKNSNDSKNVATFNFKGNQLLISGMSSNAKINQKVNMIKTGEDLKLGINCKYIKEFIDNTDKNIIIEATNSSSMLKIIEEANENYIYLVMPVNIRV; this comes from the coding sequence ATGAAATTTTCTATAAATAAAGAAAATGTAATAGGAATAATTAGTGAATATACAAATATCTTGAAAGATAATCCAGTTAAACCTAGTCTTGCTGGTTTGTTTATTGAAGTAAAAAATAATCAAGTTGTATTTAAAGGTGCAAATACTGAAGTTGAACTAATAAGATATGCTAATTGTAATATTGAAGTTGAAGGGCAAGTTTTTATAAAACCTTCACTACTTTTAGAATATATTAAATTAGTTGAAAGTGAAGATATAAATTTTGAAAAAAAAGATGGATATTTAATTGTTAATAATGCAGAATTTTCTATATTAGATGACACTACTTATCCTGATATAAAAGAACTTTCTTTCACAACCATTGCAAAGGAAAATAGTCTTCAATTTGCAATGTTGCTTGAAAAAGTAAAATTTCTTACTAACTCTTCTTCAAATGTAGATACTCTATTTAATTCTATAAAATTAATATTCCAAGATAATTTTATAGAATTAGCTTCTACAGATTCATATAGACTTATATATCTTAAAAAGTCCCTTGAAAATATGGTTAATAAGGATATTTTAGTTCCAGCTGATAGTATGTCTGTTATATACAAAATATTAAAAGATTTAAATGAAGATGTAACTCTTGCAACAAGTGAAGATAAATTAATAGTAACTTGGAAAGATGCTTATTTTAGCTGTAAGCTATTATCTCTTTCTTTCCCTGACTTTAGACCTCTTATTACAAATTCAAATCATGATAAAAAATTTGAATTTAATAGAGATGAACTAAATTCTTCACTTAAAAAAGTTATATCTGTAACTAAAAATAGTAATGATTCTAAGAATGTTGCTACTTTCAATTTTAAAGGAAATCAACTTCTTATAAGTGGAATGTCTTCAAATGCTAAGATTAATCAAAAAGTTAATATGATAAAAACAGGAGAAGATTTAAAACTTGGAATAAACTGTAAATATATAAAAGAATTTATTGATAATACTGATAAAAATATTATCATTGAAGCTACAAATTCTAGCTCTATGTTAAAAATTATAGAAGAAGCTAATGAAAATTATATTTATTTGGTAATGCCTGTAAATATTAGAGTTTAG
- a CDS encoding dihydrolipoyl dehydrogenase family protein, with the protein MYDLIVIGWGKAGKTLAAKLAAKGKKIAVVEENPKMYGGTCINVGCLPTKSLVHSAKLISQVKNYGIDGDYEFKNNFFKEAMKKKDEMTTKLRNKNFSILDTNENVDIYNEKGSFISNNEVKVTTKDGEVVLKADKIVINTGSVSRNLDIEGANNKNVLTSEGILELKELPKKLLIIGAGYIGLEFASYFRNFGSEVSVFQFDDSFLAREDEDEAKIIKEILENKGVKFYFNTSVKKFEDLGDSVKATYVKDNEELVEEFDKVLVAVGRKANTENLGLENTSVELGKFGEVVVDDYLKTNAPNIWAAGDVKGGAQFTYVSLDDFRIIFPQILEGTKGRKLSDRVLIPTSTFIDPPYSRVGINEKEAQRLGIAYTKKFALTNTIPKAHVINETDGFTKILINENNEIIGASICHYESHEMINLLSLAINQKIKANVLKDFIYTHPIFTESLNDILG; encoded by the coding sequence ATGTATGATTTAATAGTTATTGGTTGGGGAAAAGCAGGAAAAACTCTTGCAGCTAAGTTGGCAGCAAAAGGAAAGAAAATAGCAGTAGTAGAAGAAAATCCAAAAATGTATGGAGGAACTTGTATAAATGTAGGTTGCTTACCAACAAAATCACTTGTACACAGTGCAAAATTAATATCTCAAGTTAAAAATTATGGTATAGATGGAGATTATGAATTTAAAAATAATTTTTTTAAAGAAGCAATGAAGAAAAAAGATGAAATGACAACTAAGTTAAGAAATAAAAACTTTTCAATCTTAGATACAAACGAAAATGTTGATATCTACAATGAAAAAGGAAGTTTTATTTCAAATAACGAAGTTAAAGTAACAACAAAAGATGGAGAGGTTGTTTTAAAAGCAGATAAGATAGTTATAAATACTGGTTCTGTTTCAAGAAACCTTGATATTGAAGGAGCAAATAATAAAAATGTTTTAACAAGTGAAGGAATTTTAGAATTAAAAGAATTACCTAAAAAACTTTTAATTATAGGAGCAGGATATATTGGACTTGAATTTGCTTCATATTTTAGAAATTTTGGAAGTGAAGTTTCAGTTTTTCAATTTGATGATAGTTTCTTAGCAAGAGAAGATGAAGATGAAGCAAAGATAATAAAAGAAATTTTAGAAAATAAAGGAGTTAAATTCTATTTTAATACTTCTGTTAAGAAATTTGAAGATTTAGGTGACAGTGTAAAGGCAACATATGTAAAAGATAATGAGGAATTAGTTGAAGAGTTTGATAAAGTTCTTGTTGCAGTTGGAAGAAAAGCCAATACAGAAAATTTAGGACTTGAAAATACTTCAGTAGAATTAGGAAAATTTGGAGAAGTTGTAGTAGATGACTATCTAAAAACAAATGCTCCAAATATTTGGGCAGCAGGAGATGTTAAAGGTGGAGCACAATTTACTTATGTTTCATTGGATGATTTCCGTATAATTTTCCCTCAAATATTAGAAGGTACTAAGGGAAGAAAATTATCTGATAGAGTATTGATTCCTACTTCTACTTTCATAGATCCACCTTATTCAAGAGTTGGAATAAATGAAAAAGAAGCACAAAGATTGGGAATAGCATATACTAAAAAATTTGCTTTAACTAATACTATTCCAAAAGCTCATGTTATAAATGAAACAGATGGATTTACTAAAATTTTAATAAATGAAAATAATGAAATTATAGGAGCAAGTATTTGTCATTATGAATCACATGAAATGATAAATTTATTATCTCTTGCTATAAATCAAAAAATAAAAGCTAATGTTTTAAAAGACTTTATTTATACACACCCAATTTTTACTGAAAGCTTAAATGACATTTTAGGATAG
- a CDS encoding MATE family efflux transporter: MEISNNYFVENRKLIKNIFQITLPAVFDLLAQTLIMALDMKMVSSLGPSAISSVGVGTAGMYALIPALIAVATGTTALLSRAYGADNKVDGKKAFAQSFFIAVPLGIFLTIIFLIFSEQIINLVGNAKDMNLSDAILYQNMTVIGFPFLGVSIATFYAFRAMGENKIPMIGNTLALVLKVILNFLLIYLFKWGIFGAALSTTLTRLFSAIFSIYLVFWSKKNWISLELKDLKFDYFTSKRILKVGIPAAVEQLGLRIGMLIFEMMVISLGNLSYAAHKIALTAESISFNLGFAFSFAASALVGQELGKGSSQKALKDGYICTIIAMIVMSTFGLLFFIMPQFLVSLFTNDKDVIELSTMALKIVSICQPFSGASMVLAGALRGAGDTKSVLLITYLGIFLIRIPITYLFLDVLNFGLAGAWIVMTIDLVIRSSLAFYIFRRGKWKYLQV; encoded by the coding sequence ATGGAGATAAGTAATAATTATTTTGTTGAGAATAGAAAATTAATAAAAAACATATTTCAAATAACTTTACCAGCAGTATTTGATTTATTAGCTCAAACTTTAATAATGGCTTTGGACATGAAAATGGTATCAAGTTTAGGACCTAGTGCGATAAGTTCTGTTGGAGTTGGAACAGCAGGAATGTATGCTTTGATACCTGCTTTAATAGCTGTAGCAACTGGAACAACTGCTCTTTTAAGTCGTGCATATGGAGCAGATAATAAGGTTGATGGAAAAAAAGCTTTTGCACAAAGTTTTTTTATTGCTGTTCCTTTAGGAATATTTTTAACTATTATCTTTTTAATTTTTTCAGAGCAAATAATTAACTTAGTAGGTAATGCTAAAGATATGAATCTAAGTGATGCTATTCTTTATCAAAATATGACTGTTATAGGATTTCCTTTTTTAGGTGTAAGTATAGCAACATTCTATGCTTTTAGAGCTATGGGAGAGAATAAGATTCCTATGATAGGAAATACATTAGCATTAGTGTTAAAAGTTATTTTAAATTTTCTTTTGATATATCTTTTTAAATGGGGAATCTTTGGAGCAGCATTGAGTACAACTTTAACTAGATTGTTCTCAGCCATATTTTCAATTTATCTAGTATTTTGGTCTAAAAAAAATTGGATTTCACTTGAACTTAAAGATTTAAAATTTGATTACTTTACATCTAAAAGAATTTTAAAAGTAGGTATTCCAGCAGCAGTAGAGCAATTAGGGCTAAGAATAGGTATGTTGATTTTTGAAATGATGGTTATATCTTTAGGGAATTTAAGTTATGCAGCACATAAAATTGCATTGACAGCAGAAAGTATTTCATTTAATCTAGGTTTTGCATTTTCTTTTGCAGCATCAGCTTTAGTTGGTCAAGAATTAGGAAAAGGCTCAAGTCAAAAAGCTTTAAAAGATGGATATATCTGTACTATTATAGCTATGATAGTTATGTCTACTTTTGGTTTACTATTTTTTATAATGCCTCAATTCTTAGTTTCTTTATTTACCAATGATAAGGATGTTATAGAACTTTCTACAATGGCATTAAAAATAGTTTCTATATGTCAACCGTTCTCAGGAGCTTCTATGGTCTTAGCAGGAGCACTAAGAGGAGCAGGAGATACAAAATCAGTCTTACTGATAACTTATTTGGGAATATTTTTAATAAGAATACCGATAACTTATCTTTTCTTAGATGTGCTTAATTTTGGCTTAGCAGGAGCTTGGATAGTAATGACTATAGATTTAGTTATAAGAAGTTCATTGGCATTTTATATATTTAGAAGAGGAAAGTGGAAATATTTACAAGTTTAG
- a CDS encoding HU family DNA-binding protein yields the protein MTKKEFAKLLFEKGVFTTRTEAEKKVDIIFETMEKTLLDGEDISIINWGKLEVVERAPRLGRNPKTGEEVNIGERKSVKFRPGKAFLEKLNK from the coding sequence ATGACGAAGAAAGAATTTGCAAAGTTATTATTTGAAAAGGGTGTTTTTACAACAAGAACTGAAGCTGAAAAAAAAGTTGACATCATATTTGAAACAATGGAAAAAACTCTTTTAGATGGTGAAGATATCAGCATTATTAACTGGGGTAAACTAGAAGTAGTTGAAAGAGCTCCAAGATTAGGAAGAAACCCTAAAACTGGTGAAGAAGTTAATATAGGTGAAAGAAAATCTGTTAAATTCAGACCTGGAAAAGCATTCTTAGAAAAATTAAACAAGTAG